The Candidatus Poribacteria bacterium genome segment GCGGCAGTTGTTCTCATTGAAGATTTCGGTTATCTGCTCTACTTGCTGCGGCATCCCAGCTGTTATGCCGTCTAGTTCAACGATGAGGACAGCGCCGGCGTCAAGCGGGAAACCCCAGTGGAATGCCTCCTCGACCGCCCTGATAACAAAGTGGTCCATCATCTCTAGTGCAGCGGGAATGATGCCTTTCGCAATGATACTGGACACCACGTTAGACGCATCGTCGATCGTTTCAAATACGCCAAGCAGGGTTTGGTAACCTTCCGGTTTGCGTAAGAGCCGGACGGTCGCCTTTGTCACGATGCCGAAGGTGCCCTCCGATCCGATCATGACGCCCCGAATGTCGTAGCCGGGTGTTTCTTCAACAGCACCGCCGAACTCGACAATCTCTCCATCGGTCAACACCACTTCAAGCCCCAAAACGTGATTCGAGGTGACGCCGTATTTGAGTGTGTGGGGACCACCGGAGTTTTCAGCGATGTTCCCGCCGATGCTACAAGCCTGCTGGCTAGAGGGGTCCGGTGCATAATAGTATCCATCATCTTGAACGGCTTGCGTCAACCAAAGGTTTACAACCCCCGGCTCTACAACTGCTTGTTGGTTCGCCAAATCGATCTCAAGGATACGATTCATGCGATTTAGCGCAATAATGATGCCACCGTTGACGGTCAACATGCCGCCACTCAAACCGGTCCCCGCGCCCCGCGCAACGAAGGGAACGTTGTGCTTGTTCGCCAGTTTAACTATCGCTGAAATCTCTGGTGCGGTTGTCGGAAAAACGACAACATCGGGGAGTGCTTTGAACACGGTCGCCCCATCGCATTCATAGACGGAAAGTGAGGTCGGATCGGTGATTACATGCTCTGATCCAACGATATTTGCAAGTTCGGAAATGAGTGGATCGTTTTCTTTCATCGGTAATACCTCATGCGTAAAACGTGAAACGTAAAACGTGAAA includes the following:
- a CDS encoding FAD-binding protein, whose protein sequence is MKENDPLISELANIVGSEHVITDPTSLSVYECDGATVFKALPDVVVFPTTAPEISAIVKLANKHNVPFVARGAGTGLSGGMLTVNGGIIIALNRMNRILEIDLANQQAVVEPGVVNLWLTQAVQDDGYYYAPDPSSQQACSIGGNIAENSGGPHTLKYGVTSNHVLGLEVVLTDGEIVEFGGAVEETPGYDIRGVMIGSEGTFGIVTKATVRLLRKPEGYQTLLGVFETIDDASNVVSSIIAKGIIPAALEMMDHFVIRAVEEAFHWGFPLDAGAVLIVELDGITAGMPQQVEQITEIFNENNCRETRYAKDEEDRQQIWKSRKSAFGSFGRLAPNYITQDGVVPRTQLPKVLRRIAEISEKYDIPIANVFHAGDGNIHPIVLFDERDADQCERVEAVNMEILSACAEAGGTITGEHGIGVEKMDYMPLIFNPQDLAVMATVKDIFNPSGLCNPGKIFPTAESYAKLGL